One segment of Variovorax sp. PAMC28562 DNA contains the following:
- a CDS encoding RsmD family RNA methyltransferase, whose protein sequence is MKKPDKTKARVQPTGRADKRPHEVRIIGGQWKRTRLAVADKPGLRPTPDRVRETLFNWLASLAGASSGATGGALPGWHCIDAFAGTGALGLEAASRGAVSVLLVDQESALVDQLLKLKTKLAAEAVRVERGNGVTALERTTANSMHAVFLDPPFESPALYEPALRAAARAVHDDGAVYLEAARLWNDEELAPLGLHVYRHLKAGAVHAHLLRKGPASAA, encoded by the coding sequence ATGAAAAAACCAGACAAGACCAAAGCACGCGTTCAGCCGACGGGCCGCGCCGACAAACGACCGCATGAGGTCCGCATCATCGGCGGCCAGTGGAAGCGCACGCGCCTCGCCGTCGCCGACAAACCGGGGCTGCGTCCGACGCCCGACCGGGTTCGCGAGACGTTGTTCAACTGGCTCGCCAGCCTTGCGGGCGCTTCATCCGGCGCTACCGGCGGCGCTCTGCCCGGCTGGCACTGCATCGATGCGTTTGCCGGCACCGGCGCGCTTGGGCTCGAAGCGGCGTCGCGCGGTGCCGTCAGCGTGCTGCTGGTCGATCAGGAATCCGCGCTCGTCGACCAGTTGCTCAAGCTCAAAACCAAGCTTGCGGCCGAGGCGGTGCGCGTCGAGCGCGGCAATGGCGTTACGGCACTCGAGCGCACGACGGCCAATTCAATGCATGCGGTGTTTCTCGACCCGCCTTTCGAAAGCCCGGCGCTGTATGAGCCGGCGTTGCGTGCCGCGGCGCGCGCGGTACACGACGATGGCGCGGTCTATCTCGAAGCCGCACGTCTCTGGAACGACGAAGAGCTGGCGCCGCTCGGCCTTCATGTCTACCGACACCTGAAGGCCGGGGCGGTGCACGCCCATCTGCTGCGAAAGGGCCCGGCCAGCGCTGCATAA
- a CDS encoding biotin-dependent carboxyltransferase family protein, whose product MIVVVRPGMLSSVQDLGRYGHRQFGICPGGALDALALTLANRLVGNDDNAAGLELTMGRCEFRFETHTRIALAGDDFGATLDGFPLWPNWSVPVSAGQNLVLAGANAKSAKQGLRSWLAVAGGIDVVQILGSRSTDLKAGFGGHQGRALKKGDRLPIGVSTLTQALLRRRAFGLRAPGWGIDGHHVSANAPIPLRVMPGPEFDQFTVASRELLWSATWRVTPQSNRMGSRLDGPELRRKRNVDMLSAGVIPGTVQVPPSGKPIILMGDSQTTGGYPRVGVVIRADLWKLAQAPLNGRLQMVRVDATEALAAWDGQQRYLAQVDQGLASAGWPVSSQNAVVEPLPREVIEGTSHAD is encoded by the coding sequence ATGATCGTCGTCGTGCGGCCCGGCATGCTGTCGTCGGTGCAGGATTTGGGGCGCTACGGTCATCGGCAGTTCGGCATCTGCCCGGGCGGTGCGCTCGATGCGCTGGCGTTGACGCTGGCCAACCGGCTGGTCGGCAACGACGACAACGCGGCCGGGCTCGAATTGACGATGGGTCGTTGCGAATTTCGCTTCGAGACCCACACACGCATCGCACTGGCGGGTGACGATTTCGGTGCGACGCTCGATGGCTTTCCGCTCTGGCCGAACTGGAGCGTGCCGGTGTCCGCCGGGCAGAACCTGGTGCTCGCCGGCGCCAACGCCAAGAGCGCCAAGCAGGGCCTGCGCAGCTGGCTCGCAGTGGCCGGCGGCATCGACGTGGTGCAGATACTCGGCTCGCGCAGCACCGATCTCAAGGCTGGGTTCGGTGGTCATCAGGGCCGCGCATTGAAGAAGGGCGACCGCTTGCCGATCGGCGTTTCGACGTTGACCCAGGCGTTGTTGAGGCGTCGCGCTTTTGGGTTGCGCGCGCCGGGCTGGGGTATCGACGGCCATCACGTGAGCGCCAATGCGCCGATCCCGTTGCGCGTGATGCCCGGCCCCGAGTTCGATCAGTTCACCGTCGCTTCGCGAGAGTTGCTATGGAGCGCGACATGGCGCGTGACGCCGCAGAGCAACCGCATGGGCAGCCGGCTCGATGGGCCCGAACTCAGGCGCAAGCGCAACGTCGACATGCTGTCGGCGGGCGTCATTCCGGGGACTGTTCAGGTGCCCCCGTCGGGCAAGCCGATCATCCTGATGGGCGATTCGCAAACCACTGGCGGCTATCCGCGCGTCGGCGTGGTGATTCGCGCGGACTTGTGGAAGCTGGCGCAGGCGCCGCTCAACGGCCGACTGCAGATGGTGCGAGTCGATGCCACCGAAGCGCTGGCGGCGTGGGATGGACAGCAACGGTATCTGGCGCAGGTCGATCAAGGCCTCGCTTCTGCAGGCTGGCCGGTGTCGTCCCAGAATGCGGTGGTCGAACCATTGCCCCGAGAGGTGATCGAAGGAACAAGCCATGCAGATTGA
- the pxpB gene encoding 5-oxoprolinase subunit PxpB: MVMSAEPPRLHSLGDAALLCELPAPATLAQQQKIWALASEASRWRGVHEVLPGMNNLTLLFDPLEIEASELEIQVFAAWPQLAATAIEGRQIEIPVRYGGEDGPDLADVAAHTGLTPAEVVQRHAAADYIVYFLGFLPGFAFMGGLPTALATPRRAEPRTAVPARSVGIGGEQTGIYPLMSPGGWQLIGRTSIELFDPKNEPPTLLRPGDRVRFVAESVQP; this comes from the coding sequence ATGGTGATGTCGGCCGAGCCGCCCCGCCTGCACTCGCTCGGCGATGCAGCCTTGCTCTGCGAGTTACCCGCGCCGGCCACGCTGGCACAGCAACAGAAAATCTGGGCGCTCGCCAGCGAAGCATCGCGCTGGCGCGGTGTGCATGAAGTGCTGCCGGGCATGAACAATCTGACCCTGCTGTTCGACCCACTCGAGATCGAGGCTTCCGAGCTCGAGATACAGGTCTTCGCAGCGTGGCCGCAACTCGCCGCCACTGCCATCGAAGGCCGGCAGATCGAGATTCCGGTGCGCTATGGCGGCGAAGACGGCCCCGACCTGGCCGACGTCGCAGCTCACACGGGCCTCACGCCGGCCGAGGTGGTGCAGCGCCATGCGGCCGCCGACTACATCGTTTACTTCCTCGGGTTTTTGCCCGGCTTCGCTTTCATGGGCGGCTTGCCGACAGCGCTTGCAACGCCGCGTCGCGCAGAGCCGCGGACCGCGGTGCCGGCACGCTCGGTCGGCATCGGTGGCGAGCAGACCGGCATCTATCCGCTGATGTCGCCCGGGGGCTGGCAGCTGATCGGCCGCACGTCGATCGAGCTGTTCGACCCGAAGAACGAACCGCCGACCTTGCTGCGTCCCGGTGATCGCGTGCGCTTCGTCGCCGAAAGCGTGCAACCATGA
- a CDS encoding alpha/beta fold hydrolase: MTSLTRPVRLVLLPGLACDARLWRDQLPVLPAALETKVSDAATRYGTIPSMAAAVLRENAGLLILCGASMGGMIAMEAARQAPERVVGLALLGTNAQPEGAETYALREAAIELFERGDVRDVIEPNIVFAFHRAQATDRELTQRYLQIVLDAGAVQLIRQNRAVMQRPDARTHLPSLRCPVLVMCGDSDTLTPPACSREIAALVPQAEVVWVPQCGHMLTMEKPALVNAALVDWLERVSAA, translated from the coding sequence ATGACCTCGCTCACCCGCCCCGTCCGCCTTGTTCTTCTTCCCGGTCTTGCCTGCGATGCGCGCTTGTGGCGCGATCAACTTCCCGTGTTGCCGGCGGCGCTCGAAACAAAGGTCAGCGATGCAGCGACGCGCTACGGCACCATCCCCTCGATGGCCGCCGCAGTGCTCCGCGAGAACGCCGGTCTGCTCATTTTGTGCGGTGCCTCGATGGGCGGAATGATCGCCATGGAAGCCGCGCGACAAGCGCCCGAGCGCGTCGTCGGGCTGGCATTGCTCGGCACCAACGCACAACCTGAAGGCGCTGAAACCTACGCATTGCGCGAAGCGGCCATCGAACTGTTCGAGCGCGGCGACGTGCGCGACGTGATCGAGCCGAACATCGTGTTCGCTTTTCATCGGGCACAGGCGACCGACCGCGAACTCACGCAGCGGTACCTGCAAATCGTGCTGGACGCGGGCGCCGTGCAACTCATCCGCCAGAACCGCGCCGTGATGCAGCGGCCCGATGCGCGCACGCACCTTCCTTCGTTGCGCTGCCCGGTGCTGGTGATGTGCGGTGACAGCGACACCTTGACGCCGCCTGCCTGCTCACGCGAAATCGCCGCGTTGGTGCCGCAAGCAGAGGTGGTGTGGGTACCGCAATGCGGCCACATGCTGACGATGGAAAAGCCGGCGCTGGTCAACGCCGCCCTGGTCGACTGGCTCGAACGCGTCAGCGCAGCCTGA
- a CDS encoding tetratricopeptide repeat protein yields the protein MLTTDSLGNPLTLDDEASRALVDDFVMGFISTEGRAANLLATADTDLSPIVQAYAATLHLFAESRDAVANATPYLDRAKAGATDNARATSRERRYIAAVEAWAAGDTARAIALHTEQAREHPRDLVSLKLGQYHCFNTGDCPGMLRLALAALPAAADIPYMHGMAAFGYEQCHLMRKAEASARRAIAMCRKEPWAHHALGHVMLTEGRLTEGLAFMQDVSDTWTGLNSFMVTHNWWHVALFLIDLGRDAEALDIYDRQVWGVAKDYSQDQIGAVSLLARFELAGIDVGHRWNDVAGYLPRRLDDHVLPFLDLQYLYGLARADRPEADTLLRNIEAFAPHAPASTRSAWQRVCVPAAMGLMAHARGDFVTTIEALGQALPRLVEIGGSHAQRDLFEQVYLDALVCCGTEATLTGAQGVLQQQLNGQPESLRLRRQTAAVYVRLGLDTMVTTPDS from the coding sequence ATGCTCACGACAGACAGTCTCGGCAACCCGTTGACCCTCGACGACGAGGCCAGCCGGGCCTTGGTCGACGACTTCGTCATGGGCTTCATCTCGACCGAGGGCCGGGCCGCCAACTTGCTGGCCACCGCCGACACCGACCTGAGCCCGATCGTGCAGGCGTATGCGGCGACGCTGCATCTGTTCGCGGAGTCGCGCGATGCGGTCGCCAACGCGACGCCGTACCTCGACCGGGCGAAGGCGGGTGCGACCGACAATGCGCGCGCCACATCGCGCGAGCGCCGCTACATCGCAGCCGTCGAAGCATGGGCTGCCGGCGACACCGCGCGCGCCATCGCGCTGCACACCGAGCAGGCGCGCGAACACCCGCGCGACCTCGTGTCGCTCAAGCTCGGCCAATACCACTGCTTCAACACCGGCGACTGCCCCGGCATGCTGCGGCTGGCACTGGCTGCCCTGCCCGCTGCGGCCGATATTCCGTACATGCACGGCATGGCCGCTTTCGGCTACGAACAGTGCCACCTGATGCGCAAGGCCGAGGCGAGTGCGCGCCGAGCCATCGCCATGTGCCGCAAGGAGCCCTGGGCACATCACGCGCTGGGGCACGTCATGCTGACCGAGGGCCGGCTCACCGAAGGGCTGGCGTTCATGCAGGACGTGAGCGACACCTGGACTGGTCTCAACTCGTTCATGGTCACGCACAACTGGTGGCACGTGGCGCTGTTCCTCATCGATCTCGGCCGTGATGCCGAGGCACTGGATATCTACGACCGGCAAGTGTGGGGTGTAGCCAAGGACTACTCGCAGGACCAGATCGGTGCGGTGTCCCTGCTGGCCCGCTTCGAACTCGCGGGCATCGACGTCGGACATCGGTGGAACGATGTGGCCGGCTACCTGCCGCGCCGGCTCGACGACCATGTGCTGCCGTTTCTGGACCTGCAATACCTGTACGGCCTGGCACGCGCCGATCGCCCCGAAGCCGACACGCTGCTGCGCAACATCGAAGCCTTTGCACCGCACGCGCCGGCGTCGACGCGTTCAGCCTGGCAACGCGTGTGCGTGCCGGCCGCCATGGGCTTGATGGCGCACGCACGTGGCGACTTCGTGACCACCATCGAAGCACTCGGCCAGGCTTTGCCGCGACTGGTCGAGATCGGCGGCAGCCATGCGCAGCGCGATCTGTTCGAACAGGTTTATCTCGACGCGCTGGTGTGTTGCGGCACCGAGGCCACGCTGACAGGTGCGCAAGGCGTGCTGCAACAGCAGCTCAATGGACAACCCGAATCGCTCCGGTTGCGCCGGCAGACAGCGGCGGTGTACGTGCGCCTCGGCCTGGACACGATGGTCACCACACCGGACAGCTAG
- the pxpA gene encoding 5-oxoprolinase subunit PxpA, translating to MQIDLNADLGEGAGSDEALLALVSSANIACGWHAGDAKTMQQCVRWAIRHGVAIGAHPSFPDRANFGRSTMHLPPDEITAGVLYQIGALAAIVKAEGGTLVHVKPHGQLYNQAAKEPELAAAICEAVRRFDPSLKFFGLAGSGMIDAARKAGLTPVEEVFADRGYQSDGSLVPRSQPGALIEDEAQSLAQTLSLVRDHQVTAIDGSIVAVNAQTVCLHGDGAHALAFAKRIRERLLEEGIAVHA from the coding sequence ATGCAGATTGATTTGAACGCCGACCTTGGCGAAGGCGCCGGCAGCGATGAAGCGCTTCTCGCGCTGGTGAGTTCGGCCAACATCGCATGCGGCTGGCATGCTGGCGACGCAAAGACCATGCAGCAATGCGTGCGCTGGGCCATCCGGCACGGCGTCGCGATCGGCGCGCATCCGAGCTTTCCCGATCGAGCGAACTTCGGCCGCAGCACCATGCACTTGCCGCCAGACGAGATCACCGCTGGCGTGCTGTATCAGATCGGCGCGCTGGCTGCGATCGTCAAGGCCGAGGGCGGTACGTTGGTCCACGTCAAGCCGCATGGCCAGCTCTACAACCAGGCGGCGAAAGAGCCCGAACTCGCCGCCGCTATTTGCGAGGCGGTGCGCCGCTTCGATCCTTCGCTCAAGTTCTTCGGGCTGGCGGGCAGCGGGATGATCGATGCGGCGCGAAAGGCCGGCCTGACGCCGGTCGAAGAAGTCTTTGCCGACCGCGGCTACCAGTCCGATGGCAGCCTGGTGCCGCGCAGCCAGCCCGGCGCGCTCATCGAAGACGAAGCACAGTCGTTGGCGCAGACCCTGTCGCTGGTGCGCGACCACCAGGTGACGGCCATCGACGGCAGCATCGTCGCGGTCAATGCGCAGACCGTGTGTCTGCACGGCGATGGCGCGCATGCGCTGGCTTTTGCCAAACGCATCCGCGAGCGGCTGCTCGAAGAAGGCATTGCCGTGCACGCCTGA
- a CDS encoding histidine phosphatase family protein has translation MPTPITASPSATEIILIRHGETDWNRELRFQGHIDVPLNDMGHEQARRLGLRLAGETVQHLLSSDLMRAQQTAAPAAQQLSLSVLTRVSLREQNFGLVEGMRADEIQNLHPRAWEQWLEFREDHAMPEGENARDFHARIMGALGDIAALHAGQCVLVVTHGGVLDMVWRTANGLGLSGPRRSDIPNAGFNRVRIADAAVPTSIEILDWADTRHLDDLPAQPTYDQTRHLPKR, from the coding sequence ATGCCAACGCCCATCACCGCATCTCCTTCCGCCACCGAAATCATCCTCATTCGCCACGGCGAGACCGACTGGAATCGCGAGTTGCGATTCCAGGGTCATATCGACGTGCCGTTGAACGACATGGGGCACGAGCAGGCGCGTCGTCTCGGCCTGCGACTGGCAGGCGAGACGGTGCAGCATCTGCTCAGCAGCGACCTCATGCGAGCGCAGCAAACGGCTGCGCCGGCCGCTCAGCAACTGAGCCTGTCCGTCTTGACGCGTGTCTCGCTGCGGGAGCAGAACTTCGGCCTTGTCGAGGGCATGCGTGCCGATGAAATCCAGAACCTGCATCCGCGTGCATGGGAGCAGTGGCTGGAGTTTCGCGAGGACCACGCGATGCCCGAGGGCGAGAATGCGCGCGATTTTCATGCGCGCATCATGGGCGCGCTCGGTGACATCGCGGCGCTCCATGCGGGCCAGTGCGTGCTGGTCGTGACCCACGGTGGCGTGCTCGACATGGTGTGGCGCACCGCCAATGGCCTGGGCCTGAGCGGGCCGCGTCGCAGCGATATTCCGAATGCCGGGTTCAATCGTGTTCGCATCGCCGATGCGGCGGTGCCGACAAGCATCGAGATTCTCGACTGGGCCGACACACGGCACCTCGACGATCTGCCGGCGCAGCCGACATACGACCAGACGCGGCACCTGCCCAAGCGCTAG
- the coaD gene encoding pantetheine-phosphate adenylyltransferase, whose product MTSNVIAVYPGTFDPITLGHEDVVRRATQLFSKVIVAVAAGHHKKALFSLQERIQMAQQAVEPYSDQVTVESFSGLLRDFVVARGGKAMVRGLRAVTDFDYEFQLAGMNRSLMPNVETVFLTPSDKYQFISSTFVREIAMLGGEVDKFVSPSVQTELIAKVRSLGRE is encoded by the coding sequence ATGACCAGCAACGTGATCGCGGTTTACCCCGGTACCTTCGACCCCATCACTCTCGGCCACGAAGACGTGGTGCGACGTGCCACCCAGCTTTTTTCGAAGGTGATCGTCGCGGTTGCGGCCGGCCATCACAAAAAGGCGCTGTTCTCGCTGCAAGAGCGCATCCAGATGGCGCAGCAGGCCGTCGAGCCCTACAGCGACCAGGTGACCGTGGAAAGTTTTTCGGGCCTGTTGCGCGACTTCGTGGTGGCGCGCGGCGGCAAGGCGATGGTGCGCGGCCTGCGCGCTGTCACCGACTTCGACTACGAGTTCCAGCTCGCAGGCATGAACCGCTCCCTCATGCCCAACGTCGAGACCGTGTTCCTCACGCCTAGCGACAAATACCAGTTCATCTCCAGCACCTTCGTGCGCGAGATTGCGATGCTCGGCGGTGAAGTCGACAAGTTCGTTTCGCCCAGCGTGCAGACCGAACTCATCGCCAAAGTCCGCAGCCTGGGCCGCGAATAG